In a genomic window of Bosea sp. F3-2:
- a CDS encoding metallophosphoesterase, whose product MRLLVLSDIHLEFGPFAFPEDLGEFDAAVFAGDIGRPITSAIRWIEQQTEGPLKGRPTIFVPGNHEFYYDEIYSAVRAGRGLAEQCGIHMLAPGCVVVDGVRFIGATLWTDFNLFGKSRAARLAARHAMNDHRLIHIVDGSRKAFTPEHAVATHRSELTFIATQLSEPFGGATVVVSHHAPHPGSVQPKFRGDHLAPAYCSDLSALIEQYQPALWIHGHDHGSHDYRVGQTRILSNQAGYPRRGGNRENPNFNPRLIVEVVSSA is encoded by the coding sequence ATGCGCCTGTTGGTGCTTTCGGACATTCACCTGGAGTTCGGGCCGTTCGCGTTTCCGGAAGATCTGGGAGAGTTCGACGCTGCCGTTTTCGCTGGCGACATCGGCCGACCGATCACATCAGCAATCAGATGGATTGAGCAGCAGACGGAGGGCCCTCTTAAGGGCCGTCCGACGATCTTTGTGCCGGGCAATCACGAATTCTACTACGATGAGATCTATTCCGCCGTGCGCGCCGGTCGCGGACTGGCAGAACAGTGTGGAATTCATATGCTGGCGCCCGGCTGCGTTGTGGTTGACGGCGTGCGCTTTATCGGAGCCACTTTGTGGACCGACTTCAATCTGTTCGGGAAGTCACGGGCCGCCCGTTTGGCTGCTCGACACGCGATGAACGACCACCGTTTGATCCACATCGTCGACGGCAGCAGGAAGGCTTTCACCCCGGAGCATGCCGTCGCAACTCACCGAAGCGAGCTGACTTTCATCGCGACGCAGCTCAGCGAACCTTTTGGTGGCGCGACAGTGGTCGTCAGCCATCACGCCCCCCACCCCGGGTCAGTCCAGCCAAAATTCCGTGGTGACCATTTGGCACCGGCCTATTGCTCGGATCTCTCGGCGCTCATCGAGCAGTATCAGCCCGCACTCTGGATCCATGGGCACGATCATGGTTCGCACGACTATCGCGTCGGCCAGACGCGCATCCTTTCCAATCAAGCCGGCTACCCCAGGCGCGGTGGGAACAGGGAAAATCCGAACTTCAATCCTCGGCTCATCGTCGAGGTCGTGAGCTCTGCCTGA
- a CDS encoding TniQ family protein, giving the protein MSSTDQLSWAPPRWTPVLRSEEPAHGLYLRLCDTNGLARSAIMRTLTGVRCERVWNGRDLHALAEISKCPMADLERSAFRGGSGRAIRVREHVLDSRDDLLKSPRRFCPDCLNESHHHRFWWDLAFIATCPRHLRRLASHCSCGRPLSWKDGLLARCFACDHGDVAAVAVEEADSDVVELDRWFLAQLGVGDLSASPPALHGLQLRQAIQVIERTAVLDLLGYDDPNAWLYDLHMDAAKARAHGFRLICEGRLEALLDRVHAGNVGDWIKRIRDSMVR; this is encoded by the coding sequence GTGAGCTCAACTGATCAGTTGTCGTGGGCGCCACCGCGCTGGACACCAGTGCTGCGCTCCGAGGAGCCGGCGCACGGCTTATACCTTCGTCTGTGCGACACCAATGGTCTCGCCAGGAGCGCCATAATGCGAACCCTGACCGGAGTGCGTTGCGAGAGGGTTTGGAACGGCCGTGATCTACATGCGCTCGCCGAGATTTCCAAATGCCCGATGGCTGACCTCGAACGAAGCGCTTTTCGGGGCGGCTCAGGCCGAGCGATCCGCGTGCGCGAGCACGTCCTTGACTCCAGAGACGATCTTTTGAAGTCGCCGCGAAGGTTTTGCCCTGACTGCCTCAACGAGTCTCATCATCATCGCTTCTGGTGGGATCTCGCCTTCATCGCCACCTGCCCCCGGCATCTGCGACGGCTAGCCTCGCATTGCAGCTGCGGACGACCTCTCAGCTGGAAGGACGGTCTGCTCGCGCGATGCTTCGCATGCGACCACGGTGACGTCGCTGCGGTAGCGGTTGAAGAAGCCGACAGCGATGTTGTCGAACTCGACCGCTGGTTTCTTGCGCAGCTCGGCGTTGGCGATCTTTCCGCGAGTCCGCCAGCGCTCCACGGCTTGCAGCTTCGGCAGGCAATTCAGGTCATCGAGCGGACCGCCGTGCTCGACCTCTTGGGCTATGATGACCCGAATGCGTGGCTCTACGATCTTCATATGGATGCCGCCAAGGCACGAGCTCACGGCTTTCGCCTGATATGCGAGGGGCGCCTCGAGGCGCTTCTCGACCGTGTTCATGCCGGCAATGTAGGCGACTGGATCAAGCGTATTCGGGATAGCATGGTCCGCTAG
- a CDS encoding TnsA endonuclease N-terminal domain-containing protein, whose protein sequence is MTRLRGKVVSGDSCLEFDFALATDAQDDDIVNMIAQPFELQINLERRRTSWTPDFLIERRAGPRELVEVKPLAKIRPPDPDKYAEARGRLEACRAAAEEAGYLFRLVTEQEIRIEPMLYNARLIHRHNGPFADNALLLKAVLALGTLGPCPTVSDLGAVVGQPSAAIELAIRLDRLGHLRLDRTRRIGRSTVFELVGASAEVKR, encoded by the coding sequence ATGACGCGCCTGCGCGGAAAAGTCGTCTCCGGCGACAGCTGTCTCGAATTCGATTTTGCGCTCGCGACCGACGCGCAGGACGACGACATCGTCAACATGATCGCCCAGCCTTTCGAGCTGCAAATCAACCTGGAACGTCGTCGGACTTCGTGGACGCCAGACTTCCTTATCGAGCGCCGGGCTGGCCCCCGAGAACTCGTGGAAGTGAAGCCGCTTGCAAAGATCCGTCCCCCGGACCCGGACAAGTATGCCGAAGCGAGGGGGCGGCTCGAGGCATGCCGCGCGGCAGCGGAAGAAGCTGGGTACCTCTTCCGGCTCGTGACCGAGCAGGAGATACGGATCGAGCCGATGCTCTACAATGCACGGCTGATCCACCGGCATAACGGCCCCTTCGCTGACAATGCGCTGCTGCTGAAAGCTGTTCTCGCCCTTGGGACATTGGGACCCTGCCCCACGGTCTCCGACCTGGGCGCGGTCGTTGGCCAGCCGTCCGCGGCGATCGAGCTCGCGATCCGACTCGACCGTCTGGGTCACCTTCGACTCGACAGGACGAGGCGGATCGGCCGCAGCACCGTCTTCGAACTAGTTGGCGCGTCCGCGGAGGTGAAACGATGA
- a CDS encoding antitoxin Xre/MbcA/ParS toxin-binding domain-containing protein: MFTPRELEIAASAVVRLFRKWDLSDGTACQILGNLAPETYSAWQRSDFGQIDQDVGIRLSLLIGIHKCLRTLFKDPERGYSWIRIANSAFDHLPPLEVMAKGDIASLAYVRARLETMMTDVSSW; this comes from the coding sequence ATGTTCACTCCCAGAGAGCTGGAGATCGCGGCGAGCGCGGTCGTGAGGTTGTTCCGAAAATGGGATCTCTCCGATGGAACCGCATGTCAGATCTTGGGCAATCTCGCGCCCGAAACCTACTCTGCGTGGCAGCGCTCCGATTTCGGCCAAATCGATCAGGACGTAGGCATCCGGCTGTCACTGCTGATTGGCATCCACAAATGCCTTCGCACGCTCTTCAAGGACCCAGAGCGGGGCTATTCCTGGATAAGAATTGCTAATTCCGCCTTCGATCACCTGCCTCCGCTGGAAGTCATGGCCAAAGGAGACATCGCCTCGCTCGCCTACGTTCGAGCGCGCCTTGAAACCATGATGACTGACGTGTCGTCGTGGTGA
- a CDS encoding AAA family ATPase → MTPSLQSSISFIQTLMASHLTAPEGEIAFLLGETRAGKTTAINEVIAETAEETGGQIVSQLLDDQRDSEAMVSVLVKTPNGWERPIVKIYVPKAPTFNGLLNDVLLAFDIKLPRSATFAERQLALGRQLKGQATRLVVFDDTQHICEKGKTSAAYEGADVFKVLAKTGQAQVLCVGLEHTIEIKDANPQAEWLGGEVHVVRPHDITAERSSSLATYCATLNKELPFDTPSALGEPDVFLPLGTYCDGYEGRIATIVRLAARYAIERNLPSLNRLVFENYLRDKLLIADQENPFRMTTEELETLPALVAAARKDRIVSAEKRRSRGKRNRTAFGARGL, encoded by the coding sequence GTGACGCCCAGCCTGCAGAGCTCGATCTCCTTTATTCAGACGTTGATGGCCAGCCATCTCACCGCCCCAGAAGGTGAGATCGCATTCCTGCTCGGTGAAACCCGCGCTGGCAAGACGACGGCGATCAACGAGGTGATCGCGGAAACGGCGGAGGAAACCGGCGGCCAGATAGTAAGCCAGCTTCTTGATGACCAGCGCGATTCCGAGGCGATGGTCTCGGTCCTGGTGAAGACGCCGAACGGGTGGGAGCGTCCCATCGTCAAGATCTACGTGCCCAAAGCCCCGACATTCAACGGCCTGCTGAACGACGTGTTGCTCGCCTTCGACATCAAATTGCCGAGATCCGCGACGTTCGCCGAGCGGCAATTGGCACTCGGCCGCCAATTGAAGGGCCAGGCGACCCGCCTCGTGGTATTCGACGATACCCAGCACATCTGCGAGAAGGGCAAAACCTCCGCCGCCTACGAGGGAGCGGACGTCTTCAAGGTTCTGGCCAAGACGGGCCAAGCTCAAGTTCTGTGTGTCGGTCTTGAACACACCATCGAGATCAAGGACGCCAATCCTCAGGCCGAGTGGCTCGGCGGCGAAGTGCATGTCGTCAGACCACACGACATTACGGCAGAGCGGAGCTCGTCGCTCGCAACCTATTGCGCGACCCTGAACAAGGAATTGCCTTTCGATACGCCGAGTGCCCTTGGGGAGCCCGACGTCTTTCTGCCGCTCGGCACGTACTGCGATGGTTATGAAGGCCGCATCGCCACGATCGTGCGCTTGGCGGCGCGCTATGCGATCGAGCGCAATCTGCCCAGCCTCAACCGACTGGTCTTCGAAAACTACCTGCGCGACAAACTCCTGATCGCCGATCAGGAGAATCCATTCCGAATGACCACTGAGGAGCTGGAAACGCTCCCGGCTCTGGTGGCCGCGGCTCGGAAGGATCGCATCGTCAGCGCCGAAAAGCGACGTTCACGGGGGAAGCGAAACCGGACCGCGTTCGGAGCCCGCGGCCTGTGA
- a CDS encoding metalloregulator ArsR/SmtB family transcription factor, which translates to MTTQNAAAQLEALGNPTRLSLYRLLVRAGHEGLSVGQCQQRLEVAASTLSHHVKALVIVGLISQERDGTSLICRANYDRMNALVEFLVAECCVDSQCVSKQSAA; encoded by the coding sequence ATCACGACACAGAACGCTGCTGCTCAACTCGAAGCCCTCGGCAATCCGACGCGGCTTTCGCTCTACCGTCTTCTTGTTAGGGCCGGACATGAGGGGTTGTCGGTCGGCCAGTGCCAGCAGCGGCTGGAGGTTGCGGCTTCGACGCTCTCCCATCACGTGAAAGCGCTCGTCATCGTCGGTCTGATAAGTCAGGAACGCGACGGCACGAGCCTCATCTGCCGCGCCAACTATGACCGGATGAATGCCCTCGTCGAGTTTCTCGTCGCCGAGTGCTGCGTCGACAGCCAGTGTGTCTCCAAACAAAGCGCAGCGTGA
- a CDS encoding type II toxin-antitoxin system prevent-host-death family antitoxin — MAQFSVRNAKTNLSKLIADALEGGDVVIARGGVPAVRLVPVAPPGKRRFGALKGKIAVDARFDEPLPETELGA; from the coding sequence ATGGCTCAATTCTCGGTTCGCAACGCCAAGACCAACCTGTCCAAGCTGATCGCGGACGCCCTCGAAGGTGGAGACGTGGTCATTGCACGCGGCGGCGTGCCTGCGGTGCGTCTGGTGCCGGTCGCGCCACCCGGCAAGCGGCGCTTTGGGGCACTCAAAGGAAAGATTGCCGTCGATGCACGCTTTGACGAGCCGCTGCCCGAAACTGAACTCGGCGCGTAG
- a CDS encoding TraM recognition domain-containing protein, producing MLICYLSGYYLVTGMAVMAAQARSLGFAMIFGAQDLQSMKRHNDKEANSIIANTNTKIFMRTEEPNETAKLAIDRGGKGQRSQLKGYQAHVGELTSVSYRDNSEAGVELIDRVDLRDLTGQKEGQMHVTHGDKLIRARSFYADPPSVIDKKTMMLAVNHFIIVEKPSLDEVEFVDRTPDVLEKLLDPAFAVAMAREAEAAKSQIYAKAEALDEIAVAAQGMAEYIDRRPRQPVAEAACVGLFQVTRAVAAATSARPAGAAPGASIATPARPAAPPPRPSVKHVSLNEDGASGGGLSALVESMARQQAPEGDWRTPADLPPELLDEDGFHDEAELAQLAPDPDERPLRRGPLPEIEPRPVTLREIGHGVDVAGKSIAESDELSHDAFLRVMSDAYFDPASTTAAEVEKKFVDATGGSYRPADPTVRPMVDAAAHGSDRLFAETAPEEPLAQPGSDTVYVSDFLASLMSDTQAEEGA from the coding sequence GTGCTTATCTGCTATCTTAGTGGCTACTACCTGGTGACCGGCATGGCCGTGATGGCAGCCCAGGCGCGCTCGCTCGGCTTTGCGATGATCTTCGGCGCGCAGGACCTGCAGTCGATGAAGCGCCACAACGACAAAGAGGCGAACTCGATCATCGCCAACACCAACACCAAGATCTTCATGCGCACGGAAGAGCCCAACGAGACCGCCAAGCTCGCGATCGACCGCGGCGGCAAGGGCCAGCGCTCGCAGCTCAAGGGCTACCAGGCCCATGTCGGCGAACTGACCTCGGTCAGCTATCGCGACAATTCCGAGGCCGGCGTCGAACTGATCGACCGCGTCGATCTGCGCGACCTGACCGGCCAGAAGGAAGGCCAGATGCACGTCACCCATGGTGACAAGCTGATCCGGGCGCGCTCCTTCTATGCCGACCCGCCTTCGGTGATCGACAAGAAGACGATGATGCTGGCGGTCAACCACTTCATCATCGTCGAGAAACCCAGCCTCGACGAGGTCGAGTTCGTCGACCGCACCCCCGACGTCCTGGAGAAGCTGCTCGATCCCGCCTTCGCCGTCGCGATGGCGCGCGAGGCCGAGGCCGCCAAGAGCCAGATCTACGCCAAGGCCGAGGCGCTCGACGAGATCGCCGTCGCCGCCCAGGGCATGGCCGAATATATCGACCGCCGGCCACGCCAGCCGGTGGCGGAAGCGGCTTGCGTCGGCCTGTTCCAGGTCACCCGTGCCGTCGCCGCGGCAACCTCCGCCCGGCCGGCCGGGGCCGCACCAGGCGCCTCGATCGCCACGCCGGCCCGGCCGGCCGCCCCGCCGCCGCGCCCGAGCGTCAAGCACGTCTCCCTCAACGAGGACGGCGCCAGCGGCGGTGGCCTCTCCGCCCTGGTCGAGTCGATGGCCCGCCAGCAGGCGCCGGAAGGCGACTGGCGCACCCCCGCCGACCTGCCGCCCGAGCTCCTCGACGAGGACGGCTTCCACGACGAGGCCGAGCTCGCCCAGCTCGCGCCCGATCCGGACGAGCGCCCGCTGCGCCGCGGCCCGCTCCCCGAGATCGAGCCGCGCCCGGTCACCCTGCGCGAGATCGGCCATGGCGTCGACGTCGCCGGCAAATCGATCGCCGAATCCGACGAGCTCAGCCACGACGCCTTCCTGCGCGTGATGTCGGACGCTTATTTCGACCCGGCCTCGACCACCGCGGCCGAGGTCGAGAAGAAGTTCGTCGACGCTACCGGTGGCTCCTACCGGCCGGCCGATCCCACGGTGCGGCCCATGGTCGATGCCGCCGCCCATGGCAGCGATCGCCTGTTCGCCGAGACCGCCCCCGAGGAGCCGCTCGCCCAGCCAGGTTCGGATACCGTCTACGTCTCGGATTTCCTGGCCAGCCTGATGAGCGATACCCAGGCCGAGGAAGGTGCCTGA
- a CDS encoding DUF6634 family protein, with translation MQTLIEKLRSAQIDLRRLREGWRPTESDLTDAAGLEEWIPGVDAQNGLMILIGESIAHPILGDRLITTSPVIWVSEDRTIARTLSRWYRLGRCALPTADEPSSGPQF, from the coding sequence ATGCAGACACTGATCGAAAAGCTCCGGTCTGCTCAGATCGACCTGCGCCGCCTTCGCGAAGGATGGCGCCCTACTGAGTCTGATCTCACAGATGCCGCCGGGCTTGAGGAGTGGATCCCGGGCGTCGACGCGCAGAACGGCCTTATGATCCTGATAGGCGAGTCGATCGCTCATCCAATTCTCGGCGATCGCCTCATCACGACCAGCCCAGTTATCTGGGTCAGTGAAGATCGAACAATCGCCCGCACGCTCAGCCGCTGGTATCGGCTCGGACGGTGCGCATTGCCGACCGCCGACGAGCCTTCGTCGGGCCCCCAATTTTAA
- a CDS encoding AAA family ATPase codes for MLAREEGAMVKPMLRSNQADAIEHLLDDLDGGSTDNNRLVLRPDLAAVAVLVARAIEAEPGLARRLRREAPIVILATHAPDTVQMAEDVITRCALATNARVLGPQSNLQSTHRDGAVLLVARDGTSKDDRPEKGNQAVSSALHLRLPIIGIAPDPARHLPHALQRTVEHKLALPGFDTSALTLVIEAVAGTTPTKTLDPDLVRLIEFEDLPLAIRSYRTADQCIEALDEIVRRKGEHLGPGPSLEELEGYGKAKDWGLELAKDLADFKAGRLAWEDVDHKGLLLSGPPGVGKTQFARALAKTARVPLVATSVAQWNSASYLSGTLQAIRHAFAQARRQAPSILFIDEIDGISDRAQLRGDYVEYWSQIVNLLLELLAGVEERPGVVVIAATNHPDKIDAAIKRAGRLDREIVIEKPDVQTLARILRYYLGPELLAGIDLMQLAIASQGATGADVEAIVRRAKGAARRERRQLGISDLLSEIRNGQPSISPEHRRRIAVHEAGHAVVARELRTGEILGLSVHDLGGTLHIENNIAGTATLARLKDEMAVLLAGRAAERLVIGEPSIGSGMLATSDIGRATGLACAIEARCGMGQFGSVYIETANDFANIPGLLTAVRKQLDQAEERATHILIDRMATLRTVADELERRGYLSGDQIEQVIGDGGGQAKATPPADGAVADRRFGSSP; via the coding sequence ATGCTGGCGCGCGAGGAAGGCGCCATGGTGAAACCGATGCTGCGCAGCAATCAGGCCGATGCCATCGAGCACCTCTTGGATGATCTGGATGGTGGAAGCACGGACAACAACCGGCTCGTTCTGCGTCCTGATCTTGCAGCCGTCGCTGTCCTGGTGGCGAGAGCAATCGAGGCAGAACCAGGGCTGGCCCGACGGCTGCGCCGCGAAGCCCCCATTGTCATCCTGGCAACGCACGCACCGGACACGGTCCAGATGGCCGAGGACGTCATCACGCGTTGTGCGCTGGCGACCAATGCGCGGGTGTTAGGACCTCAGAGCAACCTGCAATCAACTCATCGAGACGGTGCCGTTCTGCTCGTGGCCCGCGATGGGACGAGCAAGGACGACCGGCCCGAGAAAGGCAATCAGGCCGTCTCCTCCGCGCTTCACCTTCGCCTGCCGATCATCGGCATTGCGCCGGATCCGGCTCGACACCTTCCGCACGCTCTCCAGCGAACCGTCGAACACAAACTCGCTTTGCCCGGGTTCGATACAAGCGCGCTGACGCTCGTCATCGAGGCCGTCGCGGGGACGACGCCGACAAAGACACTCGATCCCGACCTCGTTCGCCTGATCGAGTTCGAAGATCTACCGCTCGCGATCCGCTCCTATCGGACCGCGGATCAATGCATCGAAGCGCTCGACGAGATCGTGCGCAGGAAGGGTGAACACCTCGGCCCCGGCCCCTCGCTGGAGGAGCTTGAAGGCTACGGCAAGGCAAAGGACTGGGGACTGGAGTTGGCCAAGGACCTGGCTGACTTCAAGGCCGGGCGTCTCGCATGGGAGGACGTCGATCACAAGGGTCTCTTGCTCTCAGGACCTCCTGGCGTCGGCAAGACCCAATTTGCGCGCGCTCTCGCCAAGACGGCCCGCGTCCCCCTAGTCGCGACGTCCGTCGCGCAATGGAACAGCGCCAGTTATCTGTCCGGCACCCTCCAGGCGATCCGTCACGCCTTTGCTCAGGCGCGTCGCCAGGCACCCTCCATCTTGTTTATCGACGAGATCGATGGAATTTCGGATCGAGCGCAGCTCCGTGGTGACTACGTCGAGTACTGGAGCCAGATCGTCAATCTGCTTCTGGAACTGCTCGCCGGTGTCGAGGAGCGGCCCGGTGTCGTGGTGATCGCTGCAACGAACCACCCGGACAAGATAGACGCCGCCATCAAACGCGCCGGTCGCCTCGATCGGGAGATCGTCATCGAGAAGCCGGATGTTCAAACGCTGGCTCGAATCCTCCGATATTATCTCGGACCAGAACTGTTGGCCGGCATCGATCTGATGCAGCTGGCCATCGCCAGCCAGGGCGCCACCGGCGCCGACGTTGAGGCTATCGTCCGCCGGGCCAAGGGGGCGGCCCGGCGCGAGAGGCGTCAGCTCGGAATATCGGACCTGCTGAGCGAGATCAGGAATGGGCAGCCATCCATTTCGCCAGAGCACCGCCGGCGCATCGCCGTTCATGAAGCCGGTCATGCCGTCGTGGCCCGGGAGCTGCGCACGGGAGAGATTCTTGGCCTTTCGGTTCACGATCTCGGCGGCACGCTGCATATCGAAAACAACATCGCGGGCACCGCGACGTTGGCGCGCCTCAAAGATGAGATGGCGGTGCTACTCGCAGGGCGAGCTGCCGAAAGACTCGTGATCGGGGAGCCCAGCATCGGCTCGGGCATGCTCGCAACCTCCGATATTGGACGCGCCACGGGCCTCGCCTGCGCGATCGAAGCACGCTGCGGTATGGGTCAATTCGGCAGCGTCTACATCGAGACCGCGAACGATTTTGCCAACATCCCTGGGTTGCTCACCGCTGTCCGGAAGCAGCTCGACCAAGCCGAGGAGAGAGCAACGCATATCCTGATCGATCGCATGGCAACGTTGCGAACCGTCGCGGACGAGCTCGAACGGCGTGGATATCTCTCGGGTGATCAAATCGAGCAGGTCATTGGCGATGGTGGTGGCCAAGCGAAAGCCACTCCGCCGGCCGATGGCGCCGTAGCGGATCGGCGTTTCGGGAGCTCGCCGTGA
- a CDS encoding Mu transposase C-terminal domain-containing protein, whose amino-acid sequence MRTHIAPPRLTPGSKVRIFGRCYIVGETTANGRIFTAADDGSEMMLSFGRQLEMMRREQLTTDARYSALSTDVLANLQRDWGSFSESQKLTATARHAFVRAIFDLPLAHRDKSAIVLPVLQSAADKEPGNLIEVPNFRTARDWYLRWVAAGCDVRALVPNLAARGDHEARYEPWIYEEINKAIDQTYASPFKNSVRQTLLRARTLIRIRAADERLALPGTSKEVIGRKVVESVLAKRGRWEILVKREGRAEAERLLRLTGAGPTGEYPLAEVEADHTPLDVMVMEGGVVLGRPWLTMLIDRFSQMVLGFSISFVPPSWVSVMEALRHAVLPKDEELQRWAEYDGEPFQFDWPCFGAPDVLIVDQGSEFLSASMAATEAALNMRLLQLPKASGDKKGTIEGQFHRLNRERMHSLNGTTFSNPQKRGKYKSQDDAIFSLNDVRYVVIRWVVDTHNRTPNSRTNKIPAELWREGMDEVGQKPAPPKELIAPLVGKVVSCKLRREGVRHKNLRWNSNAFRALRERIGRSSDVLIRIDPKDLRKAYVLDPDTHAWIEGDLMAERSIENMTLSQYEFLKERTDDARVVDEDYELKLARGSQAQFDFVEKRRRQNGVIPKPIAAFITEGSRAVEHIHGERHDPQASAQAVGTHNLDGPVLSPAPDPNGPYRDAVLRPVDPYPKRDETGRYPGDWQPPPPIALSAPAALPEPDVQPLPSPQTYVGRRRR is encoded by the coding sequence ATGAGGACGCATATCGCACCGCCGCGCCTCACCCCGGGAAGCAAGGTCCGAATCTTTGGTCGCTGCTATATCGTCGGCGAAACGACGGCCAACGGCCGGATCTTCACGGCAGCCGATGACGGAAGCGAGATGATGCTGAGCTTCGGGCGACAGCTCGAAATGATGCGGCGCGAGCAGCTGACGACCGACGCGCGATATTCCGCCCTCTCGACCGATGTTCTGGCGAACTTGCAGCGCGATTGGGGGAGCTTTTCGGAGTCTCAGAAACTCACCGCAACGGCGCGCCACGCGTTCGTTCGCGCGATTTTCGACTTGCCCCTGGCTCACAGGGACAAGAGCGCGATCGTTCTGCCCGTTCTTCAAAGCGCAGCGGACAAAGAGCCGGGCAATCTGATCGAGGTGCCTAACTTCCGGACTGCCAGGGATTGGTATCTGCGTTGGGTGGCGGCTGGTTGCGATGTGCGGGCCCTCGTTCCGAACCTCGCGGCGCGTGGAGATCACGAGGCTCGCTACGAGCCGTGGATCTACGAAGAGATCAACAAGGCGATCGATCAAACTTACGCGTCCCCGTTCAAGAACAGCGTCCGCCAGACCCTGCTGCGCGCACGCACTCTCATTCGAATCCGCGCCGCCGACGAGCGACTTGCTCTGCCTGGAACCAGCAAGGAGGTGATCGGACGTAAGGTCGTGGAATCTGTCCTCGCCAAGCGCGGGAGATGGGAGATCCTGGTCAAACGAGAAGGGCGGGCGGAAGCGGAGCGGCTTTTGCGCCTGACAGGGGCTGGCCCCACGGGTGAGTATCCGCTTGCAGAGGTCGAGGCCGACCATACACCGCTTGACGTCATGGTCATGGAAGGAGGCGTCGTTCTCGGCAGGCCTTGGCTCACCATGCTCATCGATCGCTTCTCGCAGATGGTGCTGGGCTTCTCGATTTCCTTCGTTCCACCGTCTTGGGTCTCGGTCATGGAAGCTCTGCGACATGCCGTCCTGCCCAAGGACGAGGAACTTCAGCGCTGGGCGGAGTACGACGGAGAGCCATTCCAGTTCGACTGGCCATGCTTCGGGGCGCCCGATGTCCTCATCGTCGACCAGGGATCTGAATTTCTCTCGGCTTCGATGGCCGCGACCGAAGCAGCCCTCAACATGAGGCTGCTCCAGCTGCCGAAAGCCAGCGGCGACAAGAAGGGCACGATCGAGGGGCAGTTTCACCGCCTCAATCGCGAACGCATGCATAGTCTGAACGGAACGACGTTCTCGAACCCTCAGAAACGCGGCAAATACAAATCACAAGACGACGCGATCTTCTCACTCAATGATGTTCGGTACGTCGTCATCAGATGGGTGGTCGATACACATAACCGCACTCCCAATTCCAGGACCAACAAGATTCCTGCCGAGCTGTGGCGGGAGGGGATGGACGAGGTTGGCCAGAAACCGGCGCCGCCTAAGGAACTCATCGCCCCGCTCGTCGGAAAGGTCGTTTCCTGTAAGCTGCGCCGGGAGGGCGTCCGCCACAAAAATCTGCGTTGGAACTCGAACGCTTTCCGCGCTCTGCGAGAAAGGATCGGACGGTCTTCTGACGTCCTGATCCGCATCGATCCTAAGGATCTCCGAAAGGCCTACGTCCTCGATCCAGACACACATGCTTGGATCGAAGGCGACCTGATGGCCGAGCGCTCGATCGAAAACATGACGCTCAGCCAGTACGAGTTTCTCAAGGAGAGAACTGACGATGCACGGGTCGTCGATGAGGACTACGAGCTAAAGCTCGCGCGCGGCAGCCAAGCTCAGTTCGATTTTGTCGAAAAGCGCCGGCGCCAGAACGGCGTCATTCCGAAGCCGATCGCGGCCTTCATCACGGAAGGGTCTCGGGCGGTCGAGCACATTCATGGTGAACGCCACGATCCACAGGCCAGTGCGCAGGCGGTCGGAACCCACAATCTCGATGGGCCCGTTCTTTCCCCTGCTCCGGATCCGAACGGCCCGTATCGCGATGCCGTGCTGCGGCCCGTCGACCCGTATCCAAAGCGGGATGAGACAGGGCGCTATCCCGGGGATTGGCAGCCCCCTCCCCCCATCGCGCTTTCAGCGCCTGCCGCATTGCCGGAACCAGATGTGCAGCCCCTGCCATCTCCCCAAACCTATGTCGGCCGACGTCGCCGATGA